A genomic region of Cydia amplana chromosome 5, ilCydAmpl1.1, whole genome shotgun sequence contains the following coding sequences:
- the LOC134648020 gene encoding thioredoxin reductase-like selenoprotein T homolog CG3887 translates to MSLLNHSRVSISVIAIFSSMLLLANNYVQANENEAVSASKIGRGVGHIMNIYYCYSCGYRKVFEDYAGIISQKYPDISVIGANYDPPGMNMYLSRMIGFAKMLLIMCILSGVNIFAWLNKPQPAWWSWCLENKLYACMMMFFLANMLEGQLVSSGAFEISLDNIPLWSKLETGRIPQPPELFQIIDNTLQFSKMDMPKNFAQ, encoded by the exons ATGTCCTTACTGAATCACTCTCGGGTTTCTATTAGTGTGATTGCCATATTTAGTTCTATGCTATTGCTGGCTAATAATTATGTGCAAGCTAATGAAAATGAAGCAGTCAGTGCCTCAAAAATTGGTCGAGGAGTTGGGCATATCATGAACATCTACTACTG CTACTCGTGCGGATACAGGAAAGTGTTTGAAGACTATGCTGGAATCATTTCCCAAAAATATCCAGACATCTCTGTTATTGGCGCCAACTATGACCCTCCTGGCATGAACATGTACCTCTCAAGGATGATA GGTTTTGCAAAAATGTTGCTGATCATGTGCATATTGAGCGGAGTGAACATATTTGCGTGGCTCAACAAGCCGCAGCCGGCCTGGTGGAGTTGGTGCCTGGAGAACAAGCTGTATGCCTGCATGATGATGTTCTTCCTTGCTAACATGCTTGAGGGCCAACTTGTCTCGTCCGGAGCATTCGAAATATCTCTAGATAATATTCCACTATGGTCTAAACTAGAAACTGGAAGAATTCCTCAACCGCCAGAATTGTTTCAGATAATTGATAATACATTACAATTCTCTAAAATGGATATGCCAAAGAACTTTGCGCAATAG
- the LOC134648021 gene encoding WD repeat-containing protein 35, translated as MFIYMSKKIAIPKQSNVTCISWNHSSGYIAVGGEEGMLKVLKLESGGGGNLSMNLSLEGHTGQLRVAIWNEVYQKLTTSDEHGVIIVWMLYKGSWYEEMINNRNKSTVSSMAWGSDGQKICIAYEDGAVIVGSVDGSRVWGKDIKGPGLTAVQWSPDNTQLLFALVGGELQLYDDQGNLTMPVAINGVTASMEVVAMDWYAGKAPPNRPVLMICYKSGIILLMKNCVEEDSIVVETNMMAIDCHWNHNGTVLAAAGCTSDQTNVVQFFSAYGEHIRTLRVPGGAMRSLSWEKRSLRLAIAIDSFIYFANVKPDHKYAFYGNTLAYVSGTETVTFWDTVTLQSWVNHIPDVIDMCGTDEYCVIATLNMLIISNQQGIQCDAKAVSIPMVYVAINSKATVVAASKESFLVWKFSTPSRPRSTEHLFRADGTPVTTGDVSYQDDTICCITCSDSHLLVGRDSGTILFFSLVNFKKITSINMNSRPYKLGLNSNSSKFYVIDQPGSLYLLDTDMANNISVGQALRKDVWSALWASDNPQMLAVAEKARLYVMRDTEPEEPLAMQGYLCTFKELEITTALLDGITDKCTPQHIVRVEVKSLRDTRQLIEKVGLKEAENFIKDNPHPQLWLLLAEAALRNLETESALETAEAAFVRRNDYAGIRFVSRLNALHSNALKKAEILAYFKDFDAAEKIYHDEDRRDLAIALRKRLGHWFRVVELLKQSASTTDAQVKQAYSNIGDYYIDRQNWTGALEYYTMSNNTEGLKKCYMALEDNEALSNLFAGSPRQPKDAPMKTNIDEMGDVINETPSIQGIMQLKETGRLLQAAAMAFQLANIEASKCGSPTRIKKLYILAGHLYSQNSVDGAAGRQAARSYRLCAAQHWLAMAAERALARPPRADAALRAAARLHAVVDDLHVAQHLQVWCTIASIAVEARAFELCSKAFIKLEAIDPDNFEKLAIEIFTRCKPKDVKGNKIDCPNCNAAIPEWKAACPSCDTVFPGCAVSARALAAPRAVWACAACGARALQHELVLRHSCPMCHAPL; from the exons ATGTTCATTTATATGAGTAAAAag aTTGCCATTCCTAAGCAGTCAAATGTTACTTGTATATCATGGAATCATTCCTCAGGCTATATTGCAGTGGGTGGGGAAGAAGGAAtgttaaaagttttaaaattggAGTCTG GTGGTGGAGGAAATCTGTCTATGAACTTGAGTCTGGAAGGGCACACGGGCCAATTGCGAGTAGCTATTTGGAATGAGGTGTACCAGAAACTGACCACAAGTGATGAACATGGAGTCATCATTGTCTGGATGTTGTATAAG GGTTCCTGGTATGAAGAAATGATAAACAACAGAAATAAATCTACTGTCTCAAGTATGGCTTGGGGCTCAGATGGCCAAAAGATATGTATTGCCTATGAGGATG gtGCTGTCATAGTTGGATCTGTGGATGGGTCCAGGGTATGGGGTAAAGACATAAAAGGGCCCGGCCTTACTGCTGTGCAATGGTCTCCAGACAACACTCAGTTGCTGTTTGCTCTGGTTGGCGGAGAGCTGCAGCTGTATGACGACCAAGGAAATTTAACA ATGCCAGTTGCCATAAATGGTGTGACGGCATCGATGGAGGTGGTCGCAATGGATTGGTACGCCGGCAAGGCGCCGCCCAACCGACCAGTGCTGATGATATGCTACAAAAGTGGAATTATTTTGCTGATGAAAAATTGCGTGGAAGAAG ATAGCATAGTAGTTGAAACTAACATGATGGCTATTGACTGCCATTGGAACCACAATGGAACTGTGTTGGCGGCCGCCGGGTGCACATCGGACCAGACCAATGTGGTACAATTCTTCAGCGCCTATGGGGAG CACATTCGAACATTACGCGTCCCCGGCGGAGCGATGCGGTCCCTGTCCTGGGAGAAGCGATCCCTGCGCCTCGCCATCGCCATCGACTCGTTCATCTACTTCGCCAACGTAAAGCCCGACCACAAGTACGCGTTCTACGGGAACACGCTGGCGTACGTGTCGGGCACGGAAACGGTTACATTCTGGGATACAGTTACGTTACAG TCGTGGGTGAACCACATTCCGGACGTGATAGACATGTGCGGCACGGATGAGTATTGTGTCATTGCCACACTCAACATGCTCATTATCTCCAATCAGCAGGGGATCCAATGTGACG ctaaGGCTGTAAGCATACCCATGGTGTACGTGGCTATTAACAGCAAAGCGACGGTAGTTGCTGCGTCGAAAGAATCATTTCTAGTCTGGAAGTTCTCTACGCCGTCCAGACCAA GAAGCACAGAACATTTATTTCGCGCGGACGGGACGCCGGTTACAACAGGGGATGTCAGCTACCAAGACGATACCATATGCTGTATAACTTGCTCAGATAGCCACCTGCTGGTCGGTAGAGATTCTGGCACGATCCTGTTCTTCTCACTTGTGAATTTCAAGAAGATTACTTCGATCAATATGAACTCGAGACCGTACAAATTGGGACTTAATTCGAATTCCAG CAAATTCTACGTAATAGACCAGCCCGGTTCATTATACCTCCTCGACACTGACATGGCCAACAACATCAGCGTGGGGCAGGCGCTGCGCAAAGACGTGTGGAGCGCGCTGTGGGCGAGTGACAACCCGCAGATGCTGGCCGTGGCTGAGAAGGCGCGCCTTTATGTTATGCGCGACACGGAGCCCGAAGAGCCGCTCGCGATGCAGGGCTACCTGTGCACATTCAAG gaGCTGGAGATTACAACAGCGCTACTAGACGGAATCACGGACAAGTGCACGCCGCAGCACATCGTGCGAGTGGAAGTCAAGTCCCTCAGGGACACTCGCCAGCTCATCGAGAAGGTCGGCTTGAAGGAGGCTGAGAACTTCATTAAGGACAACCCACACCCGCAGTTATG GTTACTATTAGCTGAAGCAGCATTAAGAAATTTAGAAACCGAGTCGGCCTTGGAGACGGCGGAAGCGGCCTTCGTACGGCGTAACGACTACGCGGGAATCAGATTCGTCTCGCGACTGAACGCGCTGCATTCGAACGCGCTGAAAAAGGCTGAAATACTCGCTTACTTTAAAGACTTCGACGCTGCTGAAAAGATATACCACGATGAAGATAGACG GGACTTGGCCATAGCACTCCGGAAGCGGCTCGGGCACTGGTTCCGCGTGGTGGAACTACTCAAGCAATCCGCAAGCACCACGGACGCGCAAGTCAAGCAGGCCTACAGCAACATTGGCGACTACTATATAGACCGACAGaattg GACCGGAGCTCTCGAGTATTACACGATGTCCAATAACACGGAGGGGCTGAAGAAATGTTACATGGCGCTCGAGGACAACGAGGCCCTGTCGAATCTGTTCGCTGGCTCGCCTAGGCAACCTAAG gatgCACCCATGAAAACTAACATTGACGAGATGGGTGACGTCATCAATGAAACGCCTTCCATTCAAGGGATTATGCAGCTAAAGGAGACGGGTCGTTTGCTACAAGCTGCGGCCATGGCATTTCAG CTTGCTAACATTGAGGCGTCAAAATGCGGGTCTCCAACCCGTATAAAGAAATTATACATCCTAGCAGGTCATCTCTACTCTCAGAACTCTGTGG ACGGTGCGGCGGGGCGGCAGGCCGCCCGCAGCTACCGGCTGTGCGCGGCGCAGCACTGGCTCGCCATGGCGGCCGAGCGCGCGCTCGCGCGCCCGCCGCGCGCCGACGCCGCGTTGCGCGCGGCCGCCCGCTTGCACGCCGTCGTCGACGACCTGCATGTCGCGCAGCACCTACAG GTATGGTGCACAATAGCATCGATAGCGGTGGAAGCGAGAGCATTTGAATTATGTTCCAAGGCATTCATTAAACTCGAAGCTATCGAT CCCGACAACTTTGAAAAGttggcaattgaaatttttaccAGATGTAAACCTAAGGATGTAAAAGGGAATAAAATCGACTGCCCAAATTGTAACGCCGCCATACCCGAATG GAAAGCAGCTTGCCCCAGCTGCGACACGGTGTTCCCGGGCTGCGCGGTGTCGGCGCGTGCGCTGGCGGCGCCGCGCGCCGTGTGGGCGTGCGCCGCGTGCGGGGCGCGCGCGCTGCAGCACGAGCTCGTGCTGCGACACTCCTGCCCCATGTGCCACGCACCGCTTTAA